TTACCATCAAGTCGGGTAAAAAATGGTTTTAAAACGCCGTCATCCAATACGTCGTCGTTTGTCCTCATCGAAAAGGGCCCATTTAATGACGAGTCCCCAGCTAGACggcatgaaaacaaacaaatgtcTCTCGCCTACTTCTCTGACCTTTTGTGTATGTATGCGCTTACATACATTACACATCATCTCTCCATCATAATAATAAAGTTTCATTGTCATCATCATCGAGACATTAACTACACACGGTCTATATATTCTTCCTCATCctctttctcctttctcttcAAAACAAATTGGTATTCTCTAGGATTTGTTCCAGAGTATATTCAAAGtgaaacaaaatcaaaacacTGATTCTTCTATCTACTACGATGGGTGAGGTCAGTGATCAGATACTATCCTCCTTCCTCGAGATTCTTCCTCtatgtttaatttctttttgcTTAAAGTTTTAGTTTCAATGTGTGAATATTGCAGAAGAAGGAAGAAACGGCGACGAAACCTGAAGGAGAGAAGAAGCCAGCCACCATCACAGTCATGAAGCTTGATATGCATTGCGAAGGTTGTGGGAAGAAAATCAAACGACTCTTGAAACATTACAAaggtattattatataataacaatTCTCGATAGATCACCTCTCTCTAGTTACAAAACCTTAACGCGAGTTATTTAATTCTTTGTTATATAATTCAGGCGTGGAAGATGTGAAGATTGATTATAAAGACAACAAAATGACGGTGGTCGGGAACGTAGATGCAGAGGCAATTCGTGATAAAGTCGCCGGGAGAATTAAGAGAAATGTGGAAATCGTGTCTCCCAAGAAAgaggctcctcctcctcctcctccttcaggCGGTGAAAAGAAGGTGGCGGATGAGAAGCCCGCCGAGAAGAAGCCCGCCGATGAGAAACCCGCCGGCgacaaaaaagaagagaagaagaaagacgaAGGAGCGAAGACAGCTCCTCCTCCTGCTCCACCAAAAGAGGTAATCGCACTATCTTTTTTTTCGttattttaaaagaagaaaacaaatataaaaatcagatatggaaagtataaaatatttttgaagtttcATACGTCAGTCCATTTGCATGTGGTCTGTAACGTGTGTGCGCTTCAAAACTTTACCGTATATTTAcggtatatttatatttaatactcGTTCTTATCCAATTCCATTAgatgaaaacttttttttatctaaggatattttaataaataaattatttcgtAATCAGAATTTAAAaattaaccatatatatatatatatatttttttttgtaacaagttaaccatatatatattgatcattGTTTCtgatgaaattttattttgatgtgATGCAGAATACGGTGGTTCTGAAGACTAAATTACATTGCGAAGGTTGTGAACACAAAATCAAAAGAATAGTCAACAAGATTAAGGGTGAGTTTACGATCCTAATCAAATTCATTTTTTGAAGGGTTCTTAGtctcaaataaattaattgatACGGTTGGTGATGGAAGCAACACAAGATTAATATACTTAAATAAGGTTGAACTActtttctatttaatattttagtagaAAAAATCAAATGGTTAGCTAGGAAGTGCTTATCTATGTCCTTAAtcatactattaattataaattagttaaataatttttaaatgttaatttACAGGGGTTAATTCAGTCGCCATTGAAAGCGCCAAGGACTTGGTGATAGTGAAAGGGATCATTGACGTTAAACAACTCACTCCTTATCTCAACGAGAAGCTTAAACGCACCGTTGAAGTTGTTCCACCGAAAAAAGAGGAGGCAACCACCGTGGCAGCAGTGGCGGCGGCGGCTCCAGCTCCAGCTGGTGGCGAGAAGAAGGATAAAGGTGCtggtgaaaaaaaagaaagcaaagatGTCGTAGAGAAGAaggatggtggtggtggtgaaaaGAAAGAGAGCAAAGATGTGGGAGAAAAGAAAGACGGTGGtggtgaaaagaaaaaagaagttgCTCCAGCCGGAGTAGGAGACGGTGGTGCTACGGTGGATGTGAAGAAATCGGAGTATAGCGGTTATGGCTATCCACCTCAGCCGATGTATTACTACCCACCAGGACAAATGTACGGTCAACACTACATGATGCAAGGTCAATCATCTCAACCGTATGTACAAGAACCGTATGCTAACCAAGGATATGTACATGAATCGTATACAAATCAAGGATACGGCCAAGGGTATGGACAAGAAGCACCACCACAACCGTATATGAACCACCAAGGGTATGCAGATCCTTATGCTCATATGCGTGCTCCTCAGATGTTCAGCGATGAGAATCCAGAAGGATGTTCTGTTATGTAAGTGGAAATGAGAGGGTAATAAATTGTAAATAACTAAGAAAGGTAGATATTGTAAAATCGTATCTTAACCGGTGAAACTGGCCGGGGTATAACCGGTTTTTGAAAGAAGTGGGTTGGATTTTATATGTTGGTTGGTTTACTCTATCGactatacaaataaatatagtttCCTTCAATGATAAGATTAGATGCTCTGTTTAATAACTTTGTGTGCGCTAATGTATGTAATGTTCAAAGTGAtcataatgaaaatatttatctttGCTACTTAAAAACTTTTTCTTTAAGAGAAAGCATCTTTCACAGTTATGATGAAAGTGAACGGTCCACCACGTTCCATATTGTGAAAGATCATTACAACTACTACTGCTCCAAGACTCGTTGTAAGTCGTTATGTACATATCGATACAATGATATTATCCTATTATCAACTCGTATTTTATTTCCAAGTATAAATTTGTAAGTCATACATATCCAATATTATTGATAACACAGCCGACAACATATTAAAGCCTCGTAGGAGGCGGTTACCGCATTTCAAATCAAACATACAACGAGAGATGAATAATTCATTACATACTGGCTGGTCTTTGTTTCAAATACGTTGATTTATAAAGCAATGTTAATATACTATATTAGACAAATTGTTAGTGCCATAAACACTGTATTCCATTTCGGTCGATAAGAACTTAAGCCTTTGGAATGTTCGGAAACAAAGGCTGTAAGAATTTGTGAAAAGGCAGAATACTGGGTTAATCTTTCAAGTTTTAAAACCCTGTTTAAGGAAAAGCTGAACATTTAGAATTCaactttaattaattttgtatggAGAATCATCTTTAGTGTTTCCAGAAGTTCCTACGTTCATAATAGCTCTTCCCTTACCATAAAGGGTAACACTATAATAGTTAATACAATAAGATACATTCAACTTGCTCTCAAAGATTACACATATGAAAGAAAAacgtatatatttaaaattatatgagtATATGATTGTATTAATTGGGAAGAATATTTGGCTCACTAGTTTAATAAGGCCAAAAAGAAGAGACGATGGGGACGTTATTTATGGATGTTAGGTGCGAAAGAAGTTATGAGGTTGAATCTAGCTAATAACATTAGATCAAATTGCTAGATGTTTTAATATAGTAGTAGTATTGTGTCAGGAAAATTGTGCTAGAGTTGAAACTGTCTTCATCAGACATGATCATCCAGTGGCCAGAATTGCCAAGGGACAAATAACTATTAGCATTCTCCAATAGATACATTTATATACAGAGACTGA
This genomic stretch from Raphanus sativus cultivar WK10039 chromosome 3, ASM80110v3, whole genome shotgun sequence harbors:
- the LOC108848053 gene encoding heavy metal-associated isoprenylated plant protein 6, with protein sequence MGEKKEETATKPEGEKKPATITVMKLDMHCEGCGKKIKRLLKHYKGVEDVKIDYKDNKMTVVGNVDAEAIRDKVAGRIKRNVEIVSPKKEAPPPPPPSGGEKKVADEKPAEKKPADEKPAGDKKEEKKKDEGAKTAPPPAPPKENTVVLKTKLHCEGCEHKIKRIVNKIKGVNSVAIESAKDLVIVKGIIDVKQLTPYLNEKLKRTVEVVPPKKEEATTVAAVAAAAPAPAGGEKKDKGAGEKKESKDVVEKKDGGGGEKKESKDVGEKKDGGGEKKKEVAPAGVGDGGATVDVKKSEYSGYGYPPQPMYYYPPGQMYGQHYMMQGQSSQPYVQEPYANQGYVHESYTNQGYGQGYGQEAPPQPYMNHQGYADPYAHMRAPQMFSDENPEGCSVM